The Medicago truncatula cultivar Jemalong A17 chromosome 7, MtrunA17r5.0-ANR, whole genome shotgun sequence genome includes the window TATGTCTTTACAGTTTTTCCGATGTAATTGTAACTGTCAGTGTAAACAAGTTTTACACTTGCATTCAACGATGTGCTGCCACATCAATTGAAGAGTATGTCAAGTCGTGTGTTTTTAACTCATTAAATGATGCGGGAACACATCAATAGATGCTTGTGTAAAACTTGTTTGCACTGAcagtgtatataaattaaactctttAGTTAATCAGTTTTACACATGCACCCAATATTGACagtgtatatataataaattaaattctttagTTAATCAGGtttacacatgcatccaatGATGTGCTGCCAGGTGACAAGTATGTGTTTTTAACTCAATTAATGATGCAGCACCACATTATTAGGTGCATGTGTAAAACTTGTTTCACTAACGGcgtatataaattaaaactcATTATTAGAAGTTACTTATTTGTCAAAGAATTTGTTTTAGTTCTATTGGTGGGTACAAAAAGATCAAATTATAGATAAACACCTTATTTACAACTTATAGCACAAgttcttatcatgataagcacaAGCGCTTATGTGTAAGCTATTTCTAgatcaaaagataaaaaaaaaagttaaattgtttttgtataagctataagctctttTCATAAGATCttagagaacttatgaaaataaggtaAATCAGCTTATGAACAatgttataagctgtttttataagttctcccaaacagtcttaCAAAGCTATTTCACTTGGGTGACTTTGGAGTTTGGTGACTTTAGTGTATTTTGGGGATGGatgaatgattaaattaaattatttagattAGAGAAAATGATTGGTTAAGAGAGAGACAAGAACAAAGGCACCAAAGTTGCCACACTGCACAGTCACCCAAGTGAAACCCCACAAAGCTTATGCTGGTAGATatgctcaaataagccaatccaaacaaacctaaaattgtttaaatgaagagtaaaattggaagaaaaaaatgttacaccAAATTTGGCATCCCTTTGATATATATGTAGGATTCAATGAATATACATggtcaatataatttttttttacactgttGGTCTATCATAATTGTTAGATCATTAGAAGTGTTTTGACTTTTATCAATAACCACTTTTGAAGTCACACACATGATTAGTTGTTTCGTTTCTTAAGTGTAAAACTTTTACACCGACAATGCATTAAATTTGAACTCTATGTTGTGTGAGTGTTTAAAAAAGTTCAGTTATTTGATTCAGTGATGagggataaaattgtaaataaaggGGGAATTTGGATTAAAAAAGCTACACCAAAACTCAGtatctctctatatatatgtatagtttatacattttcatttttcgtccatttttattttgttgaagaaaattcTACATTTTTCCTccatttttattgatattgattgTTGCTTTTGTTAGTTTTAACAAGAAACCTAATAATCATGCACAAGGTGGACCATCTAGGGTAAACCCTACCCAGGCGAATTCAGCCGAGTCTAATTATGCTTCTGCAGTCCGAGCAACACCGAATGGTTCCCATGTACAGCCGCAATTTCACGGTAAGCTTGGACATCagaatagtttattttttcagTGATTGGTTGTGTTAAAATTACTTGCATTCCATTTTATATATGGAAATGTAGTGTTTGGTAAGATGTGATTGTCTTTTGTTGACGATACTCATATATGTTATATCATAGGAGGGTCTGGTGCATCAGTTACAAATGCAACTGCCAAGCCATCTGAATCATCAGCTGCACAGAGAAGCACCGTTGTTCCTAAAGCTCCTATTTCTCAATCTCCCTCCGTGAGTTCTGATTCGGTAGCACCTACAACTCCTGTTAAGGGTATGTTATTACTACTCATGTAGGTTTTTATGTAGCACATAAGATGTGGAATAAGTTTTTTGGTTCCTTAATTCTTGTATAGGGTAGGGTCATTGTTGAAATATACCTTTTTTCGTGCTTATTACCTGTGAGAATGATCTGATTATTGCTATCTTCAGCAGGAGATGCATCTAAAGCATTCCCTTTCCAATTTGGATCTATTAGTCCTGGCACTGTGAATGTGATGACAGTAAGTTtctcacctgcaagttacttaGCATACAACTGAAGTTTTGTATTACATAATGCTGCCTGTATTTAGGGGGGGAGTTGATCATGTTCTATTATAATGTATGCAGATTCCTGCTCGCACAAGCTCCGCTCCTCCTAATATAGATGAGCAGAAGCGTGATCAGGTTtgctttttatcttttttccccttttatctccttgttatttatttatacaacAGTCTAAAATATAGATCTCCCATCACTGCTAAATCCTTTAGAAGGAAAGAGGATGTAATTGGTGGTCACTGATTCTGACACCTCTTACGTATCCCTTTTCTGTAATAGAAGCTGACAAAGGAGTAACATCTAAATATTTTTACTTAGTCTTGTTGAAGTTGATGTAGTCTGGTTGTTTTCATAGCAAGGCGAGAATTTATAGTGTTTAATTTCATAACTTTCAGGCTCGTCATGATTCTTCAAGGCCCGTTCTTCCTGTGCCAATACCTCCTGTTCCAAAGCAGCTGCCAGTGAATAAGGGTGCAGGTGTGACTGGCCAATCTAAAGGTGGGGAGGCTCATACTGGTACAAGGGCAAAACAGGATACTCAAGTGTCATCTTTACCCCCAGCTAGCCTGATGCACAAGCCTTCTGTTATTCCTCATCCTGGAATTTCAATGTCAATGCCATATCACCAGTCACAGGCACCTGTACATTTTGGTGCTGCTAATCCACAAATTCAATCTCATGCTTTACCAATGCCTTTTCCAATTGGAAACGCTCCACAAGTGCAACAACAGGTATTTGTTCATCCCATGCATCCACAAGGAATGATGCATCAAGGCCAAAATATAGGTTACGGTCCTCAAATTGGTCATCAATTGCCCCATCAGTTTGGAAACATGGGTATGGGCATCAACCCACAATATTCGCCACAGCAAGGAGGAAAATTTGCTGTACCTCGTAAAACTACTCCTGTGAAAATAACTCACCCTGATACCCATGAAGAGCTTAGACTTGATAAAAGGGCCGATGATGGTGGGTCATCAGGTGCTAGGTCTCATTCTGGCATGCCCTCTCAATCTCCATCTGTCCAGCCGTTTGCTGCTTCTCATGCTCATATAACACCTAACATTCAGCCACCAAGAATTAATTATGCCGTGAGCCACGGTTCACAAAATGTTGGTTTTACTAATTCATCATCTCATACTTCCCAGCCTGACAATAAAACTGTTACTTCTATTCCTGGCAATGTTGTACCACGTAATCTAGAATTTTCCCGTGATGCGCCTAAAGCAATCTCGCCAACTCTTATAGGAGTATCGTCTGTATCTATAAAGCCAAGTGGTGCATCTGATAAAGTGGACTCGTCATTTTCCAATTCCAATATTTCTGGTGCTCAAAAGGGTGGATCTCCTAGTTCCTCAGTAATATCTAGTGGTGCTCACCCTTTAGTGCCACATAAAGGGCCTGTAATTTGTTCTGAAATCTCTTCGCCACAATCTAATGCTGCATCTGCTTCTACTGAGAAGATCACATCAGCTTCCTTGTTGCCTTCTTCAACTGCTTTTAGTGAGCATTCTGTTTCAGTAGTATCCAATAATGAAGGCAGAAACAAGGAATCTCTTAGTAGGTCAAATTCTTTGAAGGGTAATCAGAAGAAACTACAGAAGAAAGGCCAATTGCAGCATCAGGTACAAAAGTGGTAGTGATTCAAAAACCCTTTTCCTAATATCATCTCAGTATGTTTCAAGTCTTGTGAatatccttttatttttttttcgtaACAGGTGGCTGTACAATCTTCTACGGTGGCTAATGAACCTTCCCTACCTGTTGATGGTGGTATCTCTGATTGTGTAGTTTCTGAAGTTGTAGGAAATAAAACAACCTATTCTGCAGCAATTGCTAAAGAAGATCTATTAACAACAGTTGCTAGCGCATTTTCAGCTACCAGTGAGAGCATGTCTTCTGTTGAAGAAAAGACCAATGGTTCTACACAGATTTCTGCTTGTGCTTCAGCTGAAGGACCTGTTACTCAAGCTGTGGATAGTTTGAACAATCATAAAATTGATGAGCTAGATGAATTATCCCAGGAGGATAAACTATTGAGGCAGAACGAATTAGTTGGCGATAAAACTGAAATTTCAACTGTGCAGAGTGATGATACGGCAGACTTCAACCCCCTCAAAAAAGGGGCTTCAGAGTTAAGCACTGGGGTTATACCTTTGAGGACTGGGCTGCAAGGACAGGATGAAATTGAATCTGCAAGTTGCAACACAGATTGTGACCGGATGGCTGATAATTTAGGCATATCGACTTCTGTATTGGATTCTAAAAATGTCTCTTTAAGCAGAAATGACAGTGTAGTTAGTAATGAAGATACATCTACAAATTCTGGCACATCAGATCATCAATCTTCTGGCTATCTCGAAACAACATCAAAACAGTGCAAGGATAGTTCAGAGGATTCTGGCACTGGCTCAGAGTCTCTTCCCGCAGCATCTGTTACTGTGGACAGGCCAATTTTAGAGCCAAGTAAGGTGAAAGGTACATCAAAGGGGAAAAAGAAACGAAAGGAAATTCTTCAGAAGGCAGATGCTTCTGGTTCAACATCTGATCTTTATAACGCTTACAAGGGACCTGAGGAAAATAAAGAAGCTGTTGCAACTTCAGAGAGCGCTGCAAATGTTTCTACTTCTGAAAATTTGAAGCAGCTGCTGATGGATGCTGCTCAGCCAGCTACAGTTGCAAATGAACAGTCTAGACAGAGTAAGGCCGAGCTTGAGGACTGGGAGGATGCTGCTGACATATCCACACCAAAGCTAGAAGTATCAGATAAACCTCAACTGGATAGCAATGGAAGTGCAATTACTGACAAAAAGTACTCTCGAGATTTCCTTTTGAAATTTGCAGAGCAATGCTCTGATCTTCCTGTAGGGTTTGAAATCACGGCAGACATAGCTGAAGCGTTGATGAGTTCCAATATTGGTTCTCATGTTCTTGAACGCACACATTCTTCTACTGGAAGAAATACAGATAGGTCAGGTGGGGTGACTCGGATGGATCGTCGTGGAAGTGGTGTTATTAAGGACGACAAATGGAATAAAGTTTCTGGTGCTTTTCGTTCTGATTTGCGTTTGGATGTAATTGGAGGTAATACAGGATTCCGACCTGGCCAAGGAGGTAATTCTGGTGTTTTAGGGAATCCACACACACCGACAGCTTTGCCGTATGGTGGAGCGATTCTTTCTGGGCCAATGCAATCCATGGTAAATCAGAGTGGAGTGCAAAGAAATAGCCCTGATAGTGAAAGGTGGCAGCGTGCTGCTAACTTCCAGCAGAGAGGTTTAATTCCATCTCCTTCTCAGTCTCCTTTGGTGACGATGCACAAAGCTGAAAAGAAGTATGAGGTGGGCAAAGTGACAGATGAGGAACAGGCGAAGCAGAGGCAGTTAAAAGGCATATTGAACAAGCTAACTCCCCAGAATTTTGAGAAGCTTTTTGAGCAGGTAAAAGCAGTTAATATTGACAATGCAGTCACTCTCACTGGTGTCATCTCACAAATCTTTGAGAAGGCCTTGATGGAACCTACCTTCTGTGAAATGTATGCAAATTTCTGTTTTCATCTGGCAGTTGCATTGCCTGATCTTAGTCAAGacaatgaaaaaataacattcaaGAGATTATTGTTAAACAAGTGCCAGGAAGAATTTGAGAGGGGTGAAAGAGAGCAAGAAGAAGCTAATAAAGCTGATGAGGGTGAGGTGAAACAGTCTGATgaggaaagagaagagaaacgaACCAAGGCTAGAAGACGAATGTTGGGTAATATCAGATTAATTGGAGAACTATATAAGAAGAAAATGCTGACAGAGAGGATAATGCACGAGTGCATCAAAAAGTTACTGGGTCAGTGTCAGAATCCTGATGAAGAAGATATTGAAGCTCTGTGCAAACTGATGAGTACTATTGGGGAGATGATTGACCACCCCAAAGCCAAGGAACATATGGAtgtatattttgaaaggattaaaTTATTATCAAACAACATGAACTTATCTTCTAGGTTGAGGTTCATGTTGAAAGATACCATTGATTTGAGAAAGAATCGATGGCAGCAAAGGAGAAAGGTTGAAGGTCCAAAGAAGATTGAAGAGGTGCACCGAGATGCTTCCCAAGAGAGGCAATCCCAAGCAGGTAGGACGGGTCGTGGTATGGGTATTAATGCGGCAAGAAGGGTCCCTATGGATTTTGGTTCAAGAGGCTCATCTATGTTATCCTCTCCTAATGCTCAGATGGGTGGATTGCCTACTCAAGTTCGTGGATATGGTTCTCAGGATGCCCGTGGGTATGAAAGGCAATCTTACGAGGCTAGGACACTGTCTATTCCCTTGCCTCAAAGGCCTTTAGGTGATGACTCAATAACCTTGGTACCCCAAGGTGGTCTTGCTAGAGGAATGTCCATTAGAGGTCCACCTGCAGTTTCAAGCTTTGCTGGTCCTAACGGTTATAGTACTTCATCGGATCGCACTTCATTCAACCCTAGAGAGGACCTCACATCAAGATATGTTCCGAATAGATTTTCTAGTCCAAATCAAACAAGTGCTCATGAGCATAATATGAATTATGGCAACAGGGATCTAAGAAATGCAGATAGGTTACTTGACAGACCTGTTGTAATTTCACCTCCTGCTCGAGCACAAGAGACGACAGTCTCCCAGAATACCTCGTCAGAAAAGGGCATGTCAGAAGAGCAACTACAGAACATGTCCATGGCAGCAATTAGAGAATACTACAGGTACTGCATACTATTCATGTGTTTTCTATTCTCTTTGTTTAAGCTTGTGCCAATTATATTCTTTCTGAGAAGCATGATTTCTAGCTGGGTATTCATCATTTTTCTTGGAAGTATAATCCTCGATATGCCGAGCATGTCCTGATTTTTCATGGAAAATCTTTTGTTTATGTCTTCTTAGTAATGCATATTATTCCTTGAAGGGTTGTAGTAGCGATATTTAAGTTCAAGTTCGTACTCTattgtcttttttttccttgaatATATTGCTGAAATCATAACATAATAGTTGTCTTTGAAGGGTTGTAGTAgcgatatttaaattatttatctatatctatactatatataaagaaacaaCCCGTTTCAGCTTTTTTGGGCTggctttttctttccaaaaatgctctcaattttgaatataaataacacatgtaaaaatagataagaataatattaaatattaaaaaaatgtaacaaacacgatatgaatatatatgtctgtattttttccttttatcatttaaaaagtgtaacaaactagatgagtatatttatacttactttttgaTTACgcaaacttttataaaaaattactatttaaggTCCTTAACAAGTGCCTcaggggcactagttaacatttcccttactTTTATCTACAATGTAAGATTTCAACTTTCATTGATTCCATGGGCATGGGGGAtaagtttcaactttcaacctattttaatttctattcaatgattagattgtATGCTTTTTAGCTATTGTCACAGAAGCAAAGTTAAATTAAACTTGCTATGCATTTCACACAAACTTGTTTTCTAATTTGTGCACTGTTATTGCGATGGTTTATTTTCCAGTTGTCTTATCTTTTCACATAACGATCTGACTGTAAGTTATGTAATTCAGTGCTAGAGATGTGAACGAAGTTGTTTTGTGCATCAAAGATCTGAACTCTACAAGCTTTCATCCTTCCATGGTTTCTGTCTGGGTCACAGACTCATTTGAGAGAAAGGATACAGAGAGAGATCTTTTGGCCAAACTGCTGATTGACCTTGTGAAATCTCATGGTGGTACCTTAAGTCAAGCCCAGCTCATCAAAGGGTACAATTTATTTGATAACATGACTGACTAGTTGTATGAGTCTGTCGTtatggtttaaaaaaaataaattaaaattgctGCTTATATAACTGTGTATCTTTGCCAGGTTTGAATCTGTTCTAAGTAATTTGGAAGATGTGGTTACGGATGCCCCAAAAGCACCAGAGTTTCTTGGCCGCATTTTCGCCAAATCTATAACAGAGCATGTAGTCTCTTTGAAGGATATTGGGCGGTTAATACACAACGGCGGAGAGGAACCAGGAAGCCTCTTACAGATTGGTCTTGCAGCTGACATTCTTGGAAGCACCTTGGAAGTGATACAAACCGATAAGGGTGATGCCTTCTTGCATGAGATCCAGACAAACTCAAATTTGCAGTTGCAAAGCTTCCGGCCGCCAGAGCCTATTAAATCCCGAAAGCTAGAGAAATTCATTTAGGGGATAAGAACGGTGAAAGATTAATGTCTTGGTGCTTTTAGAATACTCCAATTTGCAAAAATGTTTTCCTCTGGGAGTGATGGTGGTGACAATTTTATTCTTGGATTTATGTCTAAATAATATCTTTACTACAATTATGAAAGGTACAGTTAAGCATCAGACATTTTAGGCTCAGATATATAACGTTTGTCATGaggagtttaatttttttaaatcagtattgtatcattcaatcaaCTGCCTATGAAAATATAATGTCGTATTGATCTGCAACAAGATCAACGTGTATCCAAAAAGTTTCTGTTGTTTAGTCAAAATACGTGTGATGAATGGGCATTATATGGTACCTAGTTTTAAATTATGTTAGCTGCTGATTATGTTTGTATTTACTAGTTTCCTGTAAATGGACTTAAGATAATGCCTCGTGTTAATTAGTTTGTTAAATCAATCAGTGGCATTTTCCGCACATTAATTAATAAAGAGGCTGGCTCAAAAATGTAAATGAAAAGAAGATTGTCTTAAAAGAAAGTTTTGATTCTTCCTCTACATTTTTTCAATTACTTCCATCGTAAGGAGTGAATTCAAATTCAAGTAACTAATTGGAGTTACAATATTGTATTGGCGGTTGGGGCGGAAGAATTTAGAAGTGGAGCGACGCTGAAATATGGTTCAATTCTTATGGAGCAATACTAAAATTCTGCAACTTGTAGGATCAATGTGGAGCGACGCTGAAATATGGTTCAATTCAACTTGTAGCAATACTATTATTGAATCATTTTGGTTTCGTGTTCATTTTGAGTTGAAGAGTCTCCACAAAGTTGGTGCTGATTTTTTGTTTAGTATGAGAGTGCTTTTGGTGGCTCAAGAAGCAATGAGCTGCACTTTGCTACAGAGTGTG containing:
- the LOC25499926 gene encoding eukaryotic translation initiation factor 4G isoform X1 — translated: MSYNQSKSDKSDATYRRTTGRSASFNQHRGNTGGASYVKAGTGAAAPSLSSSRSFNKKPNNHAQGGPSRVNPTQANSAESNYASAVRATPNGSHVQPQFHGGSGASVTNATAKPSESSAAQRSTVVPKAPISQSPSVSSDSVAPTTPVKAGDASKAFPFQFGSISPGTVNVMTIPARTSSAPPNIDEQKRDQARHDSSRPVLPVPIPPVPKQLPVNKGAGVTGQSKGGEAHTGTRAKQDTQVSSLPPASLMHKPSVIPHPGISMSMPYHQSQAPVHFGAANPQIQSHALPMPFPIGNAPQVQQQVFVHPMHPQGMMHQGQNIGYGPQIGHQLPHQFGNMGMGINPQYSPQQGGKFAVPRKTTPVKITHPDTHEELRLDKRADDGGSSGARSHSGMPSQSPSVQPFAASHAHITPNIQPPRINYAVSHGSQNVGFTNSSSHTSQPDNKTVTSIPGNVVPRNLEFSRDAPKAISPTLIGVSSVSIKPSGASDKVDSSFSNSNISGAQKGGSPSSSVISSGAHPLVPHKGPVICSEISSPQSNAASASTEKITSASLLPSSTAFSEHSVSVVSNNEGRNKESLSRSNSLKGNQKKLQKKGQLQHQVAVQSSTVANEPSLPVDGGISDCVVSEVVGNKTTYSAAIAKEDLLTTVASAFSATSESMSSVEEKTNGSTQISACASAEGPVTQAVDSLNNHKIDELDELSQEDKLLRQNELVGDKTEISTVQSDDTADFNPLKKGASELSTGVIPLRTGLQGQDEIESASCNTDCDRMADNLGISTSVLDSKNVSLSRNDSVVSNEDTSTNSGTSDHQSSGYLETTSKQCKDSSEDSGTGSESLPAASVTVDRPILEPSKVKGTSKGKKKRKEILQKADASGSTSDLYNAYKGPEENKEAVATSESAANVSTSENLKQLLMDAAQPATVANEQSRQSKAELEDWEDAADISTPKLEVSDKPQLDSNGSAITDKKYSRDFLLKFAEQCSDLPVGFEITADIAEALMSSNIGSHVLERTHSSTGRNTDRSGGVTRMDRRGSGVIKDDKWNKVSGAFRSDLRLDVIGGNTGFRPGQGGNSGVLGNPHTPTALPYGGAILSGPMQSMVNQSGVQRNSPDSERWQRAANFQQRGLIPSPSQSPLVTMHKAEKKYEVGKVTDEEQAKQRQLKGILNKLTPQNFEKLFEQVKAVNIDNAVTLTGVISQIFEKALMEPTFCEMYANFCFHLAVALPDLSQDNEKITFKRLLLNKCQEEFERGEREQEEANKADEGEVKQSDEEREEKRTKARRRMLGNIRLIGELYKKKMLTERIMHECIKKLLGQCQNPDEEDIEALCKLMSTIGEMIDHPKAKEHMDVYFERIKLLSNNMNLSSRLRFMLKDTIDLRKNRWQQRRKVEGPKKIEEVHRDASQERQSQAGRTGRGMGINAARRVPMDFGSRGSSMLSSPNAQMGGLPTQVRGYGSQDARGYERQSYEARTLSIPLPQRPLGDDSITLVPQGGLARGMSIRGPPAVSSFAGPNGYSTSSDRTSFNPREDLTSRYVPNRFSSPNQTSAHEHNMNYGNRDLRNADRLLDRPVVISPPARAQETTVSQNTSSEKGMSEEQLQNMSMAAIREYYSARDVNEVVLCIKDLNSTSFHPSMVSVWVTDSFERKDTERDLLAKLLIDLVKSHGGTLSQAQLIKGFESVLSNLEDVVTDAPKAPEFLGRIFAKSITEHVVSLKDIGRLIHNGGEEPGSLLQIGLAADILGSTLEVIQTDKGDAFLHEIQTNSNLQLQSFRPPEPIKSRKLEKFI
- the LOC25499926 gene encoding eukaryotic translation initiation factor 4G isoform X2, with the translated sequence MSYNQSKSDKSDATYRRTTGRSASFNQHRGNTGGASYVKAGTGAAAPSLSSSRSFNKKPNNHAQGGPSRVNPTQANSAESNYASAVRATPNGSHVQPQFHGGSGASVTNATAKPSESSAAQRSTVVPKAPISQSPSVSSDSVAPTTPVKGDASKAFPFQFGSISPGTVNVMTIPARTSSAPPNIDEQKRDQARHDSSRPVLPVPIPPVPKQLPVNKGAGVTGQSKGGEAHTGTRAKQDTQVSSLPPASLMHKPSVIPHPGISMSMPYHQSQAPVHFGAANPQIQSHALPMPFPIGNAPQVQQQVFVHPMHPQGMMHQGQNIGYGPQIGHQLPHQFGNMGMGINPQYSPQQGGKFAVPRKTTPVKITHPDTHEELRLDKRADDGGSSGARSHSGMPSQSPSVQPFAASHAHITPNIQPPRINYAVSHGSQNVGFTNSSSHTSQPDNKTVTSIPGNVVPRNLEFSRDAPKAISPTLIGVSSVSIKPSGASDKVDSSFSNSNISGAQKGGSPSSSVISSGAHPLVPHKGPVICSEISSPQSNAASASTEKITSASLLPSSTAFSEHSVSVVSNNEGRNKESLSRSNSLKGNQKKLQKKGQLQHQVAVQSSTVANEPSLPVDGGISDCVVSEVVGNKTTYSAAIAKEDLLTTVASAFSATSESMSSVEEKTNGSTQISACASAEGPVTQAVDSLNNHKIDELDELSQEDKLLRQNELVGDKTEISTVQSDDTADFNPLKKGASELSTGVIPLRTGLQGQDEIESASCNTDCDRMADNLGISTSVLDSKNVSLSRNDSVVSNEDTSTNSGTSDHQSSGYLETTSKQCKDSSEDSGTGSESLPAASVTVDRPILEPSKVKGTSKGKKKRKEILQKADASGSTSDLYNAYKGPEENKEAVATSESAANVSTSENLKQLLMDAAQPATVANEQSRQSKAELEDWEDAADISTPKLEVSDKPQLDSNGSAITDKKYSRDFLLKFAEQCSDLPVGFEITADIAEALMSSNIGSHVLERTHSSTGRNTDRSGGVTRMDRRGSGVIKDDKWNKVSGAFRSDLRLDVIGGNTGFRPGQGGNSGVLGNPHTPTALPYGGAILSGPMQSMVNQSGVQRNSPDSERWQRAANFQQRGLIPSPSQSPLVTMHKAEKKYEVGKVTDEEQAKQRQLKGILNKLTPQNFEKLFEQVKAVNIDNAVTLTGVISQIFEKALMEPTFCEMYANFCFHLAVALPDLSQDNEKITFKRLLLNKCQEEFERGEREQEEANKADEGEVKQSDEEREEKRTKARRRMLGNIRLIGELYKKKMLTERIMHECIKKLLGQCQNPDEEDIEALCKLMSTIGEMIDHPKAKEHMDVYFERIKLLSNNMNLSSRLRFMLKDTIDLRKNRWQQRRKVEGPKKIEEVHRDASQERQSQAGRTGRGMGINAARRVPMDFGSRGSSMLSSPNAQMGGLPTQVRGYGSQDARGYERQSYEARTLSIPLPQRPLGDDSITLVPQGGLARGMSIRGPPAVSSFAGPNGYSTSSDRTSFNPREDLTSRYVPNRFSSPNQTSAHEHNMNYGNRDLRNADRLLDRPVVISPPARAQETTVSQNTSSEKGMSEEQLQNMSMAAIREYYSARDVNEVVLCIKDLNSTSFHPSMVSVWVTDSFERKDTERDLLAKLLIDLVKSHGGTLSQAQLIKGFESVLSNLEDVVTDAPKAPEFLGRIFAKSITEHVVSLKDIGRLIHNGGEEPGSLLQIGLAADILGSTLEVIQTDKGDAFLHEIQTNSNLQLQSFRPPEPIKSRKLEKFI